A portion of the Cryptomeria japonica chromosome 5, Sugi_1.0, whole genome shotgun sequence genome contains these proteins:
- the LOC131042018 gene encoding probable LRR receptor-like serine/threonine-protein kinase At3g47570: MAALSLLLSVLSLFLFSALPLSPQQQQLLLQFKAVVSNNGNSLPNWIPLNPFCNWSGVICHLSSNYVRAINLTQRTLDGTISPVLGNLSSLRSIDLSYNNLTGTIPSQLGQLRHLRILWLDNNQLQGSIPPTLSACRSFYFPAPSYNQLHGTIPPELSLLTSLKYLYLGSNSLTGTIPLSFKNMSALVELDMTENNLSGILPSSLGNLSALTLLSLAENHLQGPIPPELGMLTHLQMLYLFENNLSATIPSSLTNLSNLNALGLSENQISGHIPWEIGTKLYNLELLSLRGNQLTGNIPNSLGNCSSLEEIYLNQNQLTGTAPVELGKLNFLPRLILRNNQPVSDNWNTLAFLTALTNCSHLQKIIISYNNFSGILPPSIDKLSSNLQVLGLHVNMISGSIPPQIVNLTKLTFLHLGNNLFNGNIPSGFKRFRQLERLDLGGNKLEGSIPSEIGQMQHLGLLDLGHNQLSGKIPDSLCSCQQLRRVFLQHNKLSGNIPVSLGGCQNLEVLDLSYNKLGGRMPGEVIASLKNLQFYLNLSWNSLQGSIPHEMSKIVMVQNIDVSGNQLTGAIPISVGDCIALEHLNLSHNAFERPIPGSLSKLKNLEEMDLSFNNFSGQIPEGGLFPNRSVEMLLMGNPGLCGPRNYSLPPCQNQSQRKCSLHRKIVLSIVGTIAFILCCFIIGVLWRRKFSRQLVRPPSFIFPGLGYPKFSYQDLVIATSAFDESNLLGVGNFGSIYKGILRDGRVIAIKTLNLQIEEALKSLKRECKLLGRIRHRNLIRIISAFFYPDLKGLVLEFACNGSLEKHLHLDRDVQGFCKLGLTECLSIALDVAHGIEYLHHDCPLQIVHCDLFTS, translated from the coding sequence ATGGCTGCTCTTTCGTTGTTACTTTCAGTGCTTTCCTTATTTTTATTCTCTGCTCTTCCTCTTTCTCCTCAGCAACAACAACTGCTCTTGCAATTTAAAGCTGTTGTTTCCAACAACGGCAATTCTCTGCCCAATTGGATTCCCCTTAACCCATTCTGCAACTGGTCCGGTGTTATTTGTCACCTCTCTTCTAACTATGTTCGTGCCATCAATTTAACCCAGAGGACTTTAGACGGCACCATTTCTCCTGTGCTGGGGAATCTTTCATCTCTTCGATCAATAGATCTCTCCTACAAtaacctcactggtacaattcctTCTCAACTCGGCCAACTCCGACATCTACGGATACTCTGGCTGGACAACAATCAATTACAAGGATCCATTCCACCTACTCTGTCTGCCTGCCGCAGTTTCTATTTTCCGGCACCATCCTATAACCAATTGCATGGTACCATTCCCCCTGAGCTAAGTCTTCTCACAAGTTTGAAGTACCTCTACTTGGGCTCAAACAGTCTCACGGGTACAATTCCGCTCTCTTTCAAAAATATGTCCGCTTTAGTTGAATTGGACATGACAGAAAATAACTTATCGGGCATCCTTCCTAGCTCTTTAGGAAATCTATCTGCATTGACTTTACTCAGTTTGGCAGAAAACCATCTCCAAGGCCCCATTCCTCCTGAATTGGGAATGCTCACTCACCTACAGATGCTTTATCTGTTTGAAAATAACTTATCAGCCACCATTCCCAGCTCTTTAACTAATCTCTCAAATTTGAATGCATTAGGTTTATCTGAAAACCAGATAAGTGGACATATTCCGTGGGAAATTGGTACCAAGCTCTACAATTTGGAATTACTTAGTTTACGGGGAAATCAGCTTACTGGAAACATACCAAATTCCTTAGGAAATTGTTCCAGTCTAGAGgaaatttatttaaatcaaaatcaACTAACTGGAACGGCTCCCGTGGAGCTGGGAAAGTTGAACTTTCTTCCCCGGCTTATCCTACGCAACAATCAACCTGTTAGTGACAACTGGAACACATTGGCCTTTCTCACTGCTCTCACAAATTGCTCCCACTTGCAAAAAATAATCATTTCATATAATAATTTCAGTGGTATATTGCCCCCATCCATAGACAAACTGTCTTCCAATCTCCAAGTCTTGGGTTTACATGTTAATATGATAAGCGGGAGCATACCACCACAGATTGTCAATCTAACAAAATTAACCTTCTTACATTTAGGCAATAATCTTTTCAATGGCAATATTCCATCTGGATTTAAAAGATTCCGTCAGTTGGAAAGATTGGATTTGGGTGGTAACAAATTAGAAGGAAGCATTCCGAGCGAGATAGGCCAAATGCAACATCTCGGACTTCTAGATCTTGGTCACAACCAATTATCTGGAAAAATACCAGATTCTCTTTGTAGCTGCCAGCAGCTAAGACGTGTTTTTCTTCAGCACAACAAGTTATCAGGAAATATCCCTGTTAGTCTGGGGGGATGTCAAAACTTGGAGGTCCTCGACTTATCTTATAACAAACTAGGGGGGAGGATGCCTGGCGAAGTCATTGCCAGCCTTAAAAACCTGCAATTCTACCTTAATCTTTCATGGAATTCTCTGCAAGGGTCCATTCCACATGAGATGAGTAAAATTGTTATGGTTCAGAACATAGATGTATCTGGAAATCAACTTACTGGGGCCATTCCAATTTCTGTAGGAGACTGTATAGCATTAGAGCATCTAAATTTGTCTCATAACGCCTTTGAACGTCCAATACCTGGTTCACTCTCGAAAttaaaaaatcttgaagaaatggaTCTTTCTTTCAATAATTTCTCAGGGCAGATTCCAGAAGGAGGGTTGTTTCCAAATAGAAGTGTTGAAATGTTGTTAATGGGGAACCCTGGCCTATGTGGCCCCAGAAATTATTCTTTGCCTCCATGCCAAAATCAGAGCCAGAGAAAATGTTCCCTACACAGAAAAATAGTCTTATCAATTGTGGGAACCATTGCATTTATATTATGCTGCTTCATTATAGGAGTGCTATGGAGGCGTAAGTTTTCAAGGCAGCTAGTCCGTCCCCCAAGCTTTATTTTCCCAGGGCTCGGCTATCCCAAATTTTCTTATCAAGATCTTGTCATTGCAACATCTGCGTTTGATGAGTCAAACTTGCTTGGAGTGGGTAATTTTGGATCTATCTACAAAGGCATCTTGAGGGATGGTAGGGTAATTGCCATCAAGACTCTTAatttgcaaattgaagaagctcTTAAGAGTTTGAAGAGAGAGTGCAAATTGTTAGGGAGGATTCGGCACCGTAACCTCATCAGAATTATAAGTGCATTTTTCTACCCTGACTTGAAAGGCTTGGTTCTTGAATTTGCATGTAATGGGAGCTTGGAAAAACATTTGCACCTTGACAGGGATGTTCAAGGCTTTTGTAAATTGGGATTGACTGAGTGTTTGAGCATTGCTCTAGATGTAGCACACGGCATCGAATATTTACATCATGACTGCCCTCTACAAATTGTGCACTGTGATTTATTTACATCATGA
- the LOC131042032 gene encoding receptor kinase-like protein Xa21, protein MAALVTDFGISRLVGTPNSIDSISTATFALKGSIGYLAPEYGLGGDVSIKGDVYSYGILILEMVTRKRPSDDMFVGDMNLRKWVSSAFPNRLAEIVDWELFRDVNESMDDNRCLLSFIHVGLLCSSESPRERPSMRDVANSLESLKTSLMGSASTSNLKCTISELLVNTNLTGTEECDSQSSTF, encoded by the exons ATGGCAGCCCTTGTGACCGATTTTGGTATATCCCGTTTAGTTGGTACTCCAAACTCCATAGATTCAATTAGCACAGCAACATTTGCACTGAAAGGATCAATTGGATATCTTGCTCCAG AGTATGGATTGGGTGGGGATGTTTCTATTAAGGGAGATGTTTATAGTTACGGAATTCTGATATTAGAGATGGTCACAAGGAAAAGGCCAAGCGATGACATGTTTGTGGGAGACATGAACCTGCGAAAGTGGGTGAGCTCAGCTTTTCCAAACAGACTGGCCGAAATTGTTGATTGGGAGCTATTCAGAGATGTGAATGAAAGCATGGATGACAATAGATGTCTCCTTTCTTTCATTCATGTTGGTTTGCTTTGTAGTAGTGAATCACCGAGAGAACGACCTTCAATGAGAGATGTAGCCAACAGCTTGGAGAGCCTGAAGACATCTTTGATGGGAAGTGCATCTACTTCCAATTTAAAATGTACCATATCAGAACTCCTGGTCAATACCAATCTCACAGGAACCGAGGAATGTGACAGTCAAAGTTCTACATTTTAG